The following are from one region of the Mycolicibacterium diernhoferi genome:
- a CDS encoding cytochrome P450 gives MAELGDSFNLLRDPYPYFDAHRTRHGVFEGSVMDWSKTPDEFRPKHQYAAVSYDAVNTVFRDGKSFNSKIYDDTIGLFIGPSILAMEGHLHRAHRNLVTTAFKSKSLVRWEPEIVRPICEQLIDEFIETGRADLVRDFTFEFPTRVISKLLGLPEEDLAWFRQRAVELISYHVKYKRAFEASAALKEYFLNQIELRRSTPTEDIIGDLVTAEVDGEKLTDEAIYSFLRLLLPAGLETTFRSSGNLLYLLLTHPDQFAAVQADHELIGQAIEEGLRYETPLTTVQRSASVDTELDGVQLPAGAVIDVCIGSANRDENRWERAAEFDIFRKRVPHITFAAGEHTCLGLHLARMETRVAVECLLNRVTNIELDTSGDPHIFGQPFRSPTAVPVTFDPIS, from the coding sequence ATGGCGGAACTGGGCGACTCCTTCAACCTGCTTCGCGACCCGTACCCGTACTTCGATGCGCACCGAACCCGGCACGGGGTCTTCGAGGGCAGTGTCATGGACTGGTCCAAGACCCCCGACGAGTTCCGGCCGAAGCACCAGTACGCGGCGGTCTCCTATGACGCGGTGAACACCGTGTTCCGGGACGGGAAGTCGTTCAATTCCAAGATCTATGACGACACCATCGGGCTGTTCATCGGCCCGTCGATCCTGGCCATGGAAGGCCATCTGCACCGCGCTCACCGCAATCTCGTCACCACCGCGTTCAAGTCCAAGTCGCTGGTGCGCTGGGAACCCGAGATCGTCCGGCCCATCTGTGAGCAACTGATCGACGAGTTCATCGAGACCGGGCGCGCGGATCTGGTCCGGGACTTCACCTTCGAGTTCCCCACCCGGGTGATCTCCAAGCTGCTGGGCCTGCCCGAGGAGGACCTCGCCTGGTTCCGGCAGCGCGCCGTCGAGCTGATCAGCTACCACGTCAAGTACAAGCGCGCCTTCGAGGCCTCGGCGGCACTGAAGGAGTACTTCCTCAACCAGATCGAGTTGCGGCGCTCCACACCGACCGAGGACATCATCGGCGATCTGGTGACCGCCGAGGTCGACGGCGAGAAGCTCACCGACGAGGCCATCTACTCGTTCCTGCGCCTGCTGCTGCCCGCCGGACTGGAGACCACCTTCCGCTCCTCGGGAAACCTGCTGTATCTGCTGCTCACCCACCCCGACCAGTTCGCCGCCGTACAGGCCGATCACGAGCTGATCGGGCAGGCGATCGAGGAGGGTCTGCGCTATGAGACGCCGCTGACCACCGTGCAGCGCTCGGCCAGCGTCGACACCGAACTCGACGGTGTGCAGCTGCCCGCAGGGGCGGTCATCGACGTCTGCATCGGGTCGGCCAACCGCGACGAGAATCGCTGGGAACGGGCCGCGGAGTTCGACATCTTCCGGAAACGGGTGCCGCACATCACCTTCGCCGCCGGCGAGCACACCTGTCTCGGCCTGCACCTGGCCCGGATGGAGACCCGTGTCGCGGTCGAATGCCTGCTCAACCGGGTGACCAACATCGAACTCGACACCTCGGGCGATCCGCACATCTTCGGTCAGCCGTTCCGGTCCCCCACCGCGGTTCCGGTCACCTTCGATCCGATCTCCTGA
- a CDS encoding thiolase family protein, with protein sequence MHEVAIIGVGLHPFGRFEGKSAMEMGVDAIFAAVADAGVEWKDIGAATGGSWTVANPDAIVGMVGLSGIPFTNVFNACATAASAAKVCADGIRLGDYDIGIAVGLDKHPRGAFTEDPALVGMPSWYAENGQYLTTQFFGMKANRYLHEHNISARTLAKVANKNFRNGALNPNAFRRKPISEDDILNSTMLNYPLTQYMFCAPDEGAAAVVMCRADLAHKYTSKPVYLRAVEVRTRRYGAYEVNTTCAPVVEDVAPTVYAARAAFEKAGVAPEDVDVVQLQDTDAGAEIIHMAECGFCADGDQEKLLADGATEIGGSLPINTDGGLIANGEPIGASGLRQIHELVRQLRGEAGDRQVPGNPRVGFAQLYGAPGTAGATVLSL encoded by the coding sequence ATGCATGAGGTAGCCATCATCGGGGTCGGCCTGCACCCGTTCGGCCGCTTCGAGGGGAAGTCGGCGATGGAGATGGGTGTGGACGCCATCTTCGCCGCGGTCGCCGACGCCGGGGTGGAGTGGAAGGACATCGGGGCGGCGACGGGCGGCAGCTGGACGGTGGCCAACCCCGACGCCATCGTGGGCATGGTCGGGTTGTCCGGCATTCCGTTCACCAACGTGTTCAATGCCTGCGCGACCGCGGCCAGTGCCGCCAAGGTCTGCGCGGACGGTATCCGGTTGGGCGACTACGACATCGGGATCGCCGTCGGCCTGGACAAGCATCCCCGCGGCGCCTTCACCGAAGACCCGGCCCTGGTGGGCATGCCGAGCTGGTACGCCGAGAACGGCCAGTACCTGACCACCCAGTTCTTCGGCATGAAGGCTAACCGGTATCTGCACGAGCACAACATCTCGGCGCGCACGCTGGCCAAGGTGGCCAACAAGAACTTCCGCAACGGCGCGCTGAATCCCAATGCGTTCCGGCGCAAGCCGATCAGCGAGGACGACATCCTCAACTCGACGATGCTGAACTACCCGCTGACCCAGTACATGTTCTGTGCACCGGACGAGGGTGCGGCCGCGGTGGTGATGTGCCGGGCCGACCTGGCGCACAAGTACACCTCCAAACCGGTGTACCTGCGCGCGGTCGAGGTCCGCACCCGCCGCTACGGCGCCTACGAGGTGAACACCACCTGCGCACCGGTCGTCGAGGACGTCGCGCCGACGGTGTACGCGGCGCGGGCGGCCTTCGAGAAGGCCGGTGTCGCGCCCGAAGACGTCGATGTGGTGCAGCTGCAGGACACCGACGCCGGGGCGGAGATCATCCACATGGCCGAGTGCGGTTTCTGCGCCGACGGGGACCAGGAGAAGCTGCTGGCCGACGGCGCCACCGAGATCGGCGGATCGCTGCCGATCAACACCGACGGCGGGTTGATCGCCAACGGTGAGCCGATCGGCGCGTCCGGCCTGCGCCAGATCCACGAGCTGGTGCGCCAACTGCGCGGTGAGGCCGGCGACCGGCAGGTCCCCGGCAACCCGCGGGTGGGCTTCGCGCAACTGTACGGCGCGCCCGGCACCGCCGGCGCCACCGTGCTCAGTCTCTGA
- a CDS encoding amidohydrolase family protein, with the protein MTEQFRDAPIFDADQHMYETGDALIKFLPEKYSRAVQYAQFGRQTRVVINNRVTDFIPNPTFERVAAPGAHEKFFAGENTDGLTLREMQGRAIEAPEATRNPEARVAELDRQGVTEALNYPTLGSLVEHSSADDPQLTLAIIHALNEWIHEHWSFNHADRLFTTPIINLSEVDAAQRELEWVVDRGAKAALIKPGPVNGLHGWRSPALPEFDPFWRDVEAAGLPIVLHASYPPLDDYVNKWEPAHTQNFMTQSAFRWMVLGHREIADMITALICHGTLTRFPKLRIASVENGSGWIFPLFNDFEDLQKKMPQNFPEHPHDVFRRNIWVSPFWEGCVSDVVNTVGWDKVMFGSDYPHPEGLPEPRGFWKYAEGMDVRRTYDFMGDNARRFMGLPIANPDPAAVTPPALTVP; encoded by the coding sequence ATGACCGAGCAGTTCCGGGACGCACCGATCTTCGATGCCGACCAGCACATGTACGAGACCGGCGACGCGCTGATCAAGTTCCTGCCCGAGAAGTACAGCCGCGCCGTGCAGTACGCCCAGTTCGGCAGGCAGACCCGGGTGGTGATCAACAACCGGGTCACCGACTTCATCCCCAACCCGACCTTCGAGCGGGTCGCCGCGCCGGGCGCGCACGAGAAGTTCTTCGCCGGTGAGAACACCGACGGCCTGACGCTGCGGGAGATGCAGGGCAGGGCCATCGAGGCACCGGAGGCCACCCGCAACCCCGAGGCACGGGTCGCCGAACTGGACCGCCAGGGCGTCACCGAGGCGCTGAACTACCCGACGCTGGGCAGCCTGGTCGAGCACTCCAGCGCCGACGATCCGCAGCTGACCCTGGCGATCATCCACGCCCTCAACGAGTGGATCCACGAGCACTGGTCCTTCAACCACGCCGACCGGCTGTTCACCACGCCGATCATCAACCTGTCCGAGGTCGACGCCGCCCAGCGCGAGTTGGAGTGGGTCGTGGACCGCGGCGCCAAGGCCGCCCTGATCAAACCGGGACCGGTCAACGGTCTGCATGGCTGGCGCTCCCCCGCACTGCCGGAATTCGACCCGTTCTGGCGGGACGTGGAGGCCGCCGGGTTGCCCATCGTGCTGCACGCCAGCTACCCACCGCTGGACGACTACGTCAACAAGTGGGAGCCCGCGCATACCCAGAACTTCATGACCCAGAGCGCATTCCGCTGGATGGTGCTCGGCCACCGTGAGATCGCCGACATGATCACCGCGCTGATCTGCCACGGCACCCTGACCCGGTTCCCGAAGCTGCGCATCGCCAGCGTGGAGAACGGCAGCGGCTGGATCTTTCCGCTGTTCAACGACTTCGAGGATCTGCAGAAGAAGATGCCGCAGAACTTCCCGGAGCACCCGCACGACGTGTTCCGCCGCAACATCTGGGTCAGCCCGTTCTGGGAGGGTTGTGTGTCCGACGTGGTCAACACCGTCGGCTGGGACAAGGTCATGTTCGGTTCGGACTACCCGCACCCCGAGGGTCTGCCCGAGCCGCGGGGCTTCTGGAAGTACGCCGAGGGCATGGACGTCCGGCGCACCTACGACTTCATGGGTGACAATGCGCGGAGGTTCATGGGACTGCCGATCGCCAACCCGGATCCCGCCGCCGTCACACCACCGGCGCTGACCGTACCCTGA
- a CDS encoding TetR/AcrR family transcriptional regulator, which produces MAARPAAKRRRRERGSISVEEILTGAFEVAAQVSIDNLSMPQLAKHLDVGVTSIYWYFRRKDDLLDAMTDRALDDYDFTAPSIDAGNWRESLAHHARIMRKTFRANPILCDLILIRGSYGRAAVQGAIQKLEPPVAALVRAGLSAEDAFDTYSAIATHVRGTVIMERLQDKMPGIAPRRDGERNLIDATATPHIAEATGRGHRMGVADDINFEYVLTCILDRAEGLARQP; this is translated from the coding sequence ATGGCCGCCAGACCCGCCGCCAAACGCCGGCGTCGTGAACGCGGGTCGATCAGCGTCGAGGAGATCCTGACCGGCGCCTTCGAGGTGGCCGCCCAGGTATCCATCGACAACCTGAGCATGCCGCAACTGGCCAAGCACCTCGACGTCGGCGTCACCAGCATCTACTGGTACTTCCGCCGCAAGGACGACCTGCTCGACGCGATGACGGACCGGGCGCTGGACGACTACGACTTCACCGCCCCCAGCATCGACGCCGGCAACTGGCGCGAGTCACTGGCCCACCACGCCCGGATCATGCGAAAGACCTTTCGCGCCAACCCGATCCTGTGCGATCTCATCCTGATCCGAGGATCCTACGGGCGGGCGGCGGTACAGGGCGCGATCCAGAAGCTGGAGCCACCGGTGGCGGCACTGGTCCGCGCGGGACTGTCCGCCGAGGACGCGTTCGACACCTACTCGGCCATCGCCACCCATGTCCGCGGCACCGTGATCATGGAACGCCTGCAGGACAAGATGCCCGGCATCGCCCCACGCCGGGATGGGGAGCGCAACCTCATCGACGCCACCGCCACCCCGCACATCGCCGAGGCGACCGGTCGCGGTCACCGGATGGGTGTCGCCGACGACATCAACTTCGAGTACGTGCTCACCTGCATTCTCGACCGTGCCGAAGGCCTGGCCCGTCAGCCCTGA
- a CDS encoding aldehyde dehydrogenase family protein: MSETVADAPSVEIGRRAAGRAETRMLIDGELVSAASGEQFDNLSPATGSVLGVTSDAGAEDMDRAIGAARRAFDDSDWSTNRGLRQRTLLQLQEAIEAESEDLREELIAEVGCPAMTTQNAQLDWPLADALRYPARLIDEFEWERRLDGGGLFGDRNARTVVKEAVGVVAAITPSNFPIEVILNKLGPALAAGNTVVLKPDPNTPWNATRLGRLIAERTDIPAGVVNVVPTASNEVAGLLGADPRVDMVSFTGSTAVGRHLMRVGADTMKRTFLELGGKSAMIVLDDANPGHVIPGAIGACVHAGQACAANTRMLVHRSLFDEAVANVTMAFAGVPVGDPALPSTLVGPLISAAQKQRVLDAIDGARRDGAEIVVGGGVPDGLADHLRGGHFVAPTVIVGADPKSSIAQDEVFGPVLVLIPFDDDGEAVRIANDSAFGLAGAVVSKSADRAMAVARRIRTGAIGVNGGMYYGADAPFGGFKNSGVGRQCGIEGFAQYTETKTIGWRLPRQG; this comes from the coding sequence GTGAGCGAAACCGTGGCGGATGCGCCCAGCGTGGAGATCGGCCGCCGCGCGGCCGGCCGCGCCGAGACCCGAATGCTCATCGACGGTGAGCTGGTCTCGGCCGCGTCCGGCGAACAGTTCGACAATCTCAGTCCGGCAACGGGTTCGGTGCTCGGTGTCACCTCGGATGCCGGCGCCGAGGACATGGACCGCGCCATCGGTGCGGCCCGGCGAGCCTTCGACGACTCCGACTGGTCGACCAACCGCGGGCTGCGGCAGCGGACGCTGCTGCAGTTACAGGAGGCGATCGAAGCCGAATCCGAGGATCTGCGTGAGGAATTGATCGCCGAGGTGGGTTGCCCGGCGATGACGACGCAGAATGCGCAGCTGGACTGGCCGCTGGCGGACGCGCTGCGCTATCCGGCACGGTTGATCGACGAGTTCGAATGGGAGCGGCGCCTCGACGGCGGCGGGCTGTTCGGGGACCGCAACGCGCGCACCGTGGTCAAGGAGGCCGTCGGCGTCGTCGCCGCCATCACCCCGAGCAACTTCCCGATCGAGGTCATCCTCAACAAGCTCGGCCCCGCGCTGGCGGCCGGCAACACGGTGGTGCTCAAGCCGGACCCGAACACCCCGTGGAACGCCACCCGGCTGGGCCGGCTCATCGCCGAACGCACCGACATCCCGGCCGGCGTCGTGAACGTGGTTCCCACCGCGTCGAACGAGGTGGCCGGGCTGCTGGGCGCCGACCCCCGGGTGGACATGGTGTCCTTCACCGGTTCCACCGCGGTGGGCCGGCACCTGATGCGCGTCGGCGCGGACACCATGAAGCGCACCTTCCTCGAACTCGGCGGCAAGTCGGCGATGATCGTGCTCGACGACGCGAACCCGGGACACGTCATTCCCGGTGCCATCGGCGCCTGCGTGCACGCGGGCCAGGCGTGTGCGGCCAACACCCGGATGTTGGTGCACCGCAGCCTGTTCGACGAGGCGGTGGCCAATGTCACGATGGCGTTCGCGGGTGTGCCGGTGGGGGATCCGGCCTTGCCGAGCACGCTGGTGGGCCCGCTGATCAGTGCGGCGCAGAAGCAACGGGTGCTCGATGCCATCGATGGGGCACGGCGCGACGGCGCCGAGATCGTGGTCGGCGGCGGCGTGCCGGACGGCCTGGCCGATCACCTGCGCGGCGGGCATTTCGTGGCCCCGACGGTGATCGTCGGCGCCGACCCGAAGTCGTCCATCGCCCAGGACGAGGTGTTCGGGCCGGTGCTGGTGCTCATCCCGTTCGACGATGACGGCGAGGCGGTGCGGATCGCCAACGACAGTGCCTTCGGTCTGGCCGGGGCGGTGGTGTCGAAGTCCGCGGACAGAGCCATGGCTGTGGCGCGGCGGATCCGTACCGGCGCGATCGGCGTCAACGGCGGCATGTACTACGGCGCCGACGCACCGTTCGGCGGCTTCAAGAACAGCGGCGTCGGGCGGCAGTGCGGCATCGAGGGTTTCGCGCAGTACACCGAGACCAAGACCATCGGGTGGCGGCTGCCGCGTCAGGGCTGA